One window from the genome of Glycine soja cultivar W05 chromosome 12, ASM419377v2, whole genome shotgun sequence encodes:
- the LOC114378516 gene encoding uncharacterized protein LOC114378516 yields MRSSPSSLGSSSRLGSRLRKKHKRLDAICEEEYTRNHGELNEDNELSEDNEDLNPDVGVRRSSRVRCAPVLLDASPAPPKKRRKVGKGGISRSVEGARRLGRKNKGSGGTWSSRLRSRVGNVGVRVKEETESPRGKRKLFEGMVRRRGDREVGRKEELGGLMPKVVKSKRPGRIKATKHEEGHEEDVSDGSLEESKSQEVEIVLSSGEESDSDSETESCGGDRMDDSDGNTSPVIGNEEGNLMDDSDGDVSPMIRNEEGDQMDDLDGNDPLMVGNEEKNLPNDLQIEECGGNAEPSPVEHLVKVDDQLESAKESKRVGDVAEQVDNKGSVGKEVDVNENVLKDANDGKEADVDENVLKDANVGRLDELKHASVDKRGHQRIKEGRRCGLCGGGSDGKPPKRLAQDNGESENEAYSGSSSSEETNYDIWDGFDDEPAWLGRLLGPINDHCGIARIWVHLHCAVWSPEVYFANFGCLKNVRAALFRGRALKCTRCGRRGATTGCRVDRCPRTYHLPCARASGCIFDHRKFLIACTDHRHLFQPCGNKYLSWIKKLKARKMMWEIRKRSNEACRKDIGDEERWLENCGEDEEFLKRENKRLHRDLLRIAPVYIGGSESASENSFQGWESVAGLKDVICCMKEVVILPLLYPELFDNLGLTPPRGVLLHGHPGTGKTLVVRALIGACSRGDKRVAYFARKGADCLGKYVGDAERQLRLLFQVAEKCQPSIIFFDEIDGLAPCRTRQQDQTHSSVVSTLLALMDGLKSRGSVVVIGATNCPESVDPALRRPGRFDREIYFPLPSIEDRASILSLHTQKWPKPITGSLLEWIARKTSGFAGADLQALCTQAAMNALKRNFPLQEVLSLAAEEKHSGSKHIPLPSFAVEERDWLEAYFSSPLPCSRRDAGNAANDVVCYPLPIQLIPCLLQPLCTLLVSLYLDERLWLPLPISKAATVIKDVMISALDKKQKPSDHWWLHMDDFLQETNIVYELKRNLTCSGILSANDGIAGSFDTVDDANNNSLKFESSTRNHLGMHSGLCALTNKSGFRILISGNSRSGQRHLASSLLHCFIGNIEVQKIDMATILQEGHGVVVQGIGQILMKCASRQSCIVFLPRIDLWAVEKHFQIAERIDSCLTMGKSCFTPNEVVQKENDISNEKNSTEMTKGQANTKASYAWMSFIEQVESIDVSTSLMILATSEVPYTELPCKVREFFKSYQSKDGRSTPLEQTIPRFSVQIDENFDHDMVINLSALELLRIVVEQLVQLIHQRSHVHMGSQKGRSYKSIEVSKDKEVCQRKEDGPANDKREIQLESFTKVPPTPNSKSMKGKSILLLAISTFGYQILLYPHFTELCWVTSKLDEGPCTDVSGPWRGWPFNSCIIRPNNSHDQVAVSCSSGGTKSREASGLVRGLIAVGLSAYRGVYKSVREVSLDVRKVLEILIEKINTRIQAGKDRYQYFRILSQVAYLEDMVNNWAYSLLSLEQDSPEHKIKAIPASGGPLNSHLTHENHQTEGEDCHLVVPVDGNDLETLEGSQKEIPAETTGCLASDDKNDNADIFDCDDGNASSEGHLQNHSFSDKNINNSIAASQPLYPSTSQENGILFGQSEFVTAGNNEEMDGELGISKGLNKSTCTQSVVPSENGLHTACEPKKHDVEIGNIRSDQPLSLPSVETGAKSSDVKSDKQENAPDSNVSSSNGCGPAESGVICLYQCCPACLHSLHHLTKKILVEKWGLNSDKWTAEDVHDAVASLSVDLISAVRKCFMPEDFIDSSNKTSRNEKRGTSLDCLKLSTCNNGNQRKDVVPAECVSHSASQHATAMEGMVLNEESSKHDLKFVFRDGVLVHLDPDKDVSVHCKFENLCLCSLRELIVMKKRPFD; encoded by the exons GCAATATGTGAGGAAGAGTACACTCGAAACCATGGTGAGTTGAATGAGGATAATGAGTTGAGTGAGGATAATGAGGATTTGAACCCTGATGTGGGGGTTCGTCGAAGCTCCCGGGTTCGCTGTGCCCCAGTGCTGCTCGACGCTTCTCCAGCTCCGCCGAAGAAAAGGCGGAAGGTGGGGAAGGGTGGAATTAGTCGTAGTGTGGAGGGTGCTAGGAGATTAGGGCGAAAAAATAAAGGTTCTGGTGGGACTTGGAGTTCTAGGTTGAGATCAAGAGTTGGCAATGTAGGTGTTAGGGTGAAGGAGGAGACAGAATCGCCTCGGGGGAAGAGGAAGCTTTTTGAGGGAATGGTTAGAAGGAGGGGTGATAGGGAGGTTGGTAGGAAAGAGGAGTTGGGAGGTTTGATGCCGAAAGTGGTTAAGTCAAAGAGACCGGGGAGGATTAAAGCCACAAAGCATGAGGAAGGGCATGAAGAGGATGTGTCTGATGGGAGTTTGGAGGAGAGTAAGAGTCAGGAAGTGGAGATTGTGTTGAGCAGTGGTGAGGAGAGTGATTCTGATTCAGAAACCGAATCGTGTGGAGGGGATCGCATGGATGATTCGGATGGAAATACCTCTCCTGTGATAGGGAATGAGGAGGGGAATCTGATGGATGATTCAGATGGAGATGTCTCTCCTATGATAAGGAATGAGGAGGGGGATCAGATGGATGATTTGGATGGAAATGACCCTCTGATGGTAGGGAACGAGGAGAAGAACTTACCCAACGATTTGCAAATAGAGGAATGTGGTGGTAACGCTGAACCGTCTCCAGTGGAACATTTAGTTAAAGTGGATGATCAGTTAGAGAGTGCGAAGGAAAGCAAAAGAGTAGGTGATGTAGCTGAACAGGTAGATAATAAAGGATCTGTTGGTAAGGAGGTTGATGTCAACGAAAATGTCTTGAAAGATGCAAATGATGGCAAGGAAGCTGACGTTGATGAAAATGTCTTGAAAGATGCAAATGTTGGGAGGCTGGATGAGTTGAAACATGCTTCAGTTGACAAGCGTGGTCACCAGCGTATCAAAGAGGGAAGACGGTGTGGTTTGTGCGGTGGAGGGAGCGATGGTAAGCCTCCAAAAAGGTTAGCTCAGGATAATGGTGAAAGTGAGAATGAAGCTTATAGTGGGTCATCATCTTCAGAGGAGACTAATTATGATATCTGGGATGGTTTTGATGATGAACCTGCTTGGCTTGGGCGTCTCTTGGGTCCTATTAATGATCACTGTGGTATTGCTAGAATATGGGTTCATCTGCACTGTGCTGTATGGAGTCCGGAG GTTTATTTTGCTAACTTTGGATGCTTAAAAAATGTGAGGGCTGCACTTTTCCGAGGAAGAGCATTGAAGTGCACTCGCTGTGGGAGGCGAGGGGCAACCACTGGTTGTCGTGTCGATCGTTGTCCAAGAACTTATCACTTG CCTTGTGCAAGAGCAAGTGGTTGCATCTTTGATCATCGTAAATTTCTTATAGCTTGCACAGATCATCGGCATCTCTTCCAACCTTGtggtaataaatatttatcctgGATAAAGAAGTTGAAGGCAAGGAAAATGATGTGGGAGATAAGGAAGCGATCAAATGAAGCTTGTAGAAAAGATATTGGAGATGAAGAGAGATGGTTGGAAAATTGTGGAGAGGATGAAGAATTTTTGAAACGAGAAAACAAGAGGCTTCATCGTGATTTATTGAGAATAGCCCCAGTGTACATTGGGGGTTCAGAATCTGCCAGTGAAAATTCATTTCAGGGATGGGAATCTGTTGCTGGGCTTAAAGATGTCATCTGTTGTATGAAAGAAGTTGTTATTTTACCTCTGCTATATCCTGAGCTCTTTGATAATTTAGGGCTTACACCTCCAAGAGGTGTTCTCTTGCATGGGCATCCTGGAACTGGGAAAACCTTGGTGGTCCGGGCATTGATAGGTGCATGTTCCCGTGGTGATAAGCGGGTTGCATATTTTGCCCGTAAAGGTGCAGATTGCTTGGGGAAGTATGTTGGTGATGCTGAGCGTCAACTAAGACTATTATTTCAGGTTGCTGAGAAATGTCAACCTTCTATAATATTCTTTGATGAAATAGATGGGCTGGCACCCTGCCGCACTAGGCAGCAAGATCAGACGCATAGCTCTGTTGTGTCAACATTGCTTGCTCTTATGGATGGTTTGAAATCTAGGGGTTCAGTTGTGGTCATAGGTGCGACAAACTGTCCTGAATCTGTTGATCCAGCACTTAGGCGCCCTGGTAGATTTGATCGggaaatttattttccattacCATCAATTGAGGACAGAGCTTCCATTCTCTCACTTCACACCCAGAAGTGGCCAAAACCAATTACTGGATCCTTGCTTGAGTGGATTGCAAGAAAAACATCTGGCTTTGCTGGTGCTGATCTCCAGGCTCTTTGTACCCAAGCGGCGATGAATGCGTTGAAGAGGAATTTCCCTTTGCAAGAAGTCCTGTCTTTAGCTGCTGAAGAAAAACATTCTGGTTCTAAGCACATTCCTCTTCCATCCTTTGCAGTGGAGGAGAGGGATTGGTTAGAGGCTTATTTTTCGTCCCCACTACCTTGCTCCCGGAGAGATGCTGGAAATGCTGCTAATGATGTAGTATGCTACCCTCTTCCCATCCAACTTATTCCTTGTTTATTGCAGCCATTATGCACTCTTCTTGTATCTCTTTATCTTGATGAACGTCTATGGTTACCACTTCCCATATCTAAAGCTGCAACAGTGATAAAGGATGTCATGATTTCTGCTCTAGACAAAAAGCAAAAGCCTTCTGATCACTGGTGGTTGCACATGGATGattttcttcaagaaacaaaCATTGTTTATGAGTTAAAGAGAAACCTTACTTGTTCTGGCATTTTATCTGCCAACGATGGCATTGCTGGTTCTTTTGATACTGTGGATGATGCCAATAATAACAGCTTGAAGTTTGAATCTTCCACAAGGAACCATCTTGGCATGCATAGTGGTTTATGTGCATTGACCAACAAATCAGGATTTCGGATACTAATATCTGGAAATTCACGATCTGGCCAGAGACATCTTGCTTCTTCCCTTCTTCACTGCTTTATTGGTAATATTGAAGTGCAGAAGATTGATATGGCAACTATTTTACAAGAAGGGCATGGAGTAGTGGTGCAAGGGATTGGTCAGATACTAA TGAAATGTGCTAGCAGGCAATCTTGCATAGTATTCTTGCCAAGAATTGATTTATGGGCTGTGGAGAAACATTTCCAAATTGCTGAAAGGATAGATTCGTGTTTAACAATGGGCAAGTCTTGTTTCACACCAAACGAAGTTGTTCAGAAGGAAAATGACATTAGTAATGAGAAAAACTCAACTGAGATGACCAAAGGCCAAGCCAACACAAAGGCTTCATATGCCTGGATGTCATTTATTGAGCAGGTGGAATCCATTGATGTATCGACATCCTTGATGATTCTG GCTACTTCAGAAGTTCCCTATACAGAACTTCCGTGCAAAGTAAGAGAATTCTTCAAGAGTTACCAATCTAAAGATGGCCGATCAACTCCTTTGGAGCAGACAATTCCTCGATTCTCTGTGCAAATTGATGAGAATTTTGATCATGACATGGTGATCAATCTATCTGCACTAGAGCTATTGAGAATTGTAGTTGAGCAGCTGGTTCAATTGATTCATCAGAGATCTCATGTTCATATGGGTTCCCAAAAGGGCAGAAGTTATAAATCAATTGAAGTTTCTAAAGATAAGGAGGTATGCCAAAGAAAAGAAGATGGACCAGCTAATGATAAGAGGGAAATCCAACTTGAATCCTTTACCAAAGTTCCACCAACACCCAACAGCAAGTCAATGAAGGGAAAGTCAATCCTGTTATTAGCAATATCCACATTTGGCTATCAAATTCTTTTATACCCACATTTTACTGAACTTTGTTGGGTCACTTCAAAACTCGATGAAGGTCCTTGTACTGATGTAAGTGGACCTTGGAGGGGCTGGCCTTTCAATTCCTGTATAATTCGTCCTAATAATTCACACGACCAGGTGGCAGTATCTTGTAGTTCTGGTGGCACCAAAAGCAGAGAAGCATCTGGTCTGGTCAGAGGCTTGATTGCTGTTGGTTTATCAGCTTACAGAGGTGTTTACAAATCAGTTAGGGAAGTTTCCCTTGATGTAAGGAAGGTTCTCGAGATCTTAATTGAGAAAATCAATACCAGAATTCAAGCTGGGAAAGATAGATATCAATATTTTCGTATTTTGTCACAAGTGGCTTATTTGGAAGACATGGTCAACAACTGGGCTTACTCGTTGCTAAG TCTGGAGCAGGATTCCCCTGAGCATAAAATAAAGGCTATACCAGCAAGTGGTGGGCCATTAAACAGTCATCTCACACATGAAAATCACCAAACTGAAGGTGAGGACTGTCATTTAGTTGTTCCTGTAGATGGTAATGATTTGGAGACATTGGAGGGAAGTCAGAAGGAAATTCCTGCTGAAACAACTGGATGTCTTGCCTCTGATGACAAAAATGATAATGCAGACATTTTTGATTGTGATGATGGAAATGCTAGTTCTGAAGGACATCTACAGAACCATTCTTTTTCAGATAAGAATATCAACAACTCTATTGCTGCAAGCCAACCACTTTATCCATCCACAAGTCAGGAGAATGGTATTTTATTTGGACAATCTGAATTTGTAACTGCTGGAAATAATGAAGAGATGGATGGAGAACTGGGGATTTCAAAAGGCTTGAACAAATCCACGTGCACTCAATCTGTGGTCCCTTCTGAAAATGGACTCCACACTGCTTGCGAACCAAAGAAACACGATGTTGAGATTGGGAACATTAGGTCTGATCAGCCTCTTAGCTTGCCCTCTGTAGAGACCGGTGCTAAATCAAGTGATGTTAAATCTGATAAACAAGAGAATGCCCCAGACAGTAATGTCTCTTCAAGTAATGGCTGTGGCCCTGCTGAATCCGGGGTTATTTGCTTGTATCAATGTTGCCCTGCATGTCTCCACAGTCTGCATCATTTGACAAAGAAAATACTTGTTGAAAAGTGGGGTTTAAACAGTGACAAGTGGACAGCAGAAGATGTCCATGATGCTGTTGCATCATTATCTGTGGATCTTATTTCAGCAGTTAGAAAATGCTTTATGCCTGAAGATTTCATTGATTCATCAAATAAAACCTCAAGAAATGAAAAGCGTGGAACATCTCTCGACTGTTTGAAACTGAGCACGTGTAATAATGGAAACCAACGCAAGGATGTTGTGCCAGCTGAATGTGTTTCTCACTCAGCAAGCCAACATGCAACTGCAATGGAAGGTATGGTGCTGAATGAAGAATCATCCAAGCATGATCTTAAATTTGTTTTCAGAGATGGTGTACTAGTTCATTTGGACCCAGACAAGGATGTCTCAGTTCACTGTAAATTTGAGAACTTGTGCCTTTGTTCTCTAAGAGAGTTGATAGTAATGAAAAAGCGCCCTTTTGATTAG